The following proteins come from a genomic window of Halorussus halophilus:
- a CDS encoding glycosyltransferase family 2 protein has translation MCPDTVDSHRTSTEGETSDSMQVSVVIPAYNERGNLEDLLTEIADVFEADEMARYTPYEVVIVDDGSTDGTRQQLRDLIEEHSSLRVVFLTRNFGQSAALAAGIDNSLGKYIITMDADLQNDPADVPRLLAKLRKGYDCVSGWRRDRDDPLSKTIPSKIQTYLATLTGPNIHDFGCTLKAYRGDTLRSIDIYGEGHRYIPAKLHNKGYRITELEVNHRPREHGETKYGFQRLIRGFVDLLFHIFWNRYSTRPLHILGGLGVLMVCTGGLIGAHAVVSKYAFGTELLPRTPRLILTVALILFGFQMLMFGLLTETLVKLYYEDNDSKGYRVQQTISANESDRPVLTIGDSR, from the coding sequence ATGTGCCCGGACACTGTCGATTCGCATCGTACCTCCACAGAGGGCGAAACCTCCGATTCGATGCAAGTTTCTGTCGTCATCCCCGCCTACAACGAGCGAGGGAACCTCGAAGACCTTCTAACCGAGATAGCCGACGTATTCGAAGCCGACGAGATGGCTCGCTATACCCCATACGAAGTCGTAATCGTCGACGACGGTAGTACGGACGGGACGCGACAGCAGTTACGTGACCTGATTGAGGAACACTCGTCTCTCCGCGTTGTCTTTCTAACTCGGAACTTCGGTCAGAGTGCTGCGCTCGCTGCTGGCATCGACAACTCTCTCGGCAAGTACATAATCACGATGGACGCCGATTTACAGAACGACCCTGCGGACGTTCCTCGTCTCCTTGCGAAGTTACGGAAGGGGTACGACTGCGTGAGTGGCTGGCGACGAGACCGGGACGACCCACTCTCGAAAACGATCCCCTCGAAAATTCAGACGTATCTCGCAACGTTGACCGGGCCGAATATCCACGACTTCGGTTGTACGCTCAAAGCGTACCGCGGAGATACTCTCCGTTCTATCGACATCTACGGGGAAGGCCATCGGTACATCCCTGCGAAACTCCACAACAAAGGCTATCGAATTACCGAACTGGAAGTGAACCACCGACCACGGGAACACGGTGAAACCAAGTACGGATTCCAACGCCTCATCCGCGGCTTCGTCGATTTACTCTTTCACATCTTCTGGAATCGATACTCAACGCGACCGTTGCACATCCTCGGCGGACTCGGCGTGTTGATGGTCTGCACTGGCGGACTCATCGGTGCTCACGCAGTCGTGAGCAAGTACGCGTTCGGTACCGAACTGCTTCCACGGACCCCACGTCTCATTCTGACCGTCGCTCTCATCCTGTTCGGCTTCCAGATGTTGATGTTCGGTCTCCTGACGGAGACGTTGGTGAAACTATATTACGAAGACAACGACAGCAAGGGATATCGAGTCCAACAGACGATATCTGCGAACGAATCGGACCGACCGGTGCTTACTATCGGAGACTCCCGGTGA